cacagaactagttaagggtcACTAAACTTTTAACAGTTTAAAAGTTATCAAACAATATGAAATAAATATGGGAGCATCTCTCTAATGTAATAAGATGATCCGACGGAGGGATTGACAAAATATGCATCTATGTGTCCTCGGCAAAAATAataagcatttcagctcactgcgacataaatatatactgaactatttgtttttttgtccaggacacatacagtcatatttttttaatccctccgttggatcatgttatattataggtgtgtcggttcagtattttttttcaaaaattttgagaacttttgcaccgttgaaacccttaactagttctgtggcaagcactTGTAGAAAATCCTATTCCTATATAGAATATCCTATTGTCCTACATGTCTCATGTCTTTGAACAATCTTCTCACCTTTAATATGAACTTCCTCTATTGCTTTTCTAAACATTAAGGGAGCAATGTTAGCCAGCCTTAATGCCTCATGTATGACCTACAAATAAGAACGAAGCTGATGAAATAATACAACTTGTAGAAGTGCTCATGTCACTAATTACACAATAAGAATGGTCCAGTTTACATCATGTGTGTATGGTTGATGTCATGAAAAAGATAGGCCAAAGAGAGACAAACTATATACATGAGATGTAAATTTCATGGACTTGTATTCCTCCCATGTGATTTCAGAGTCAGGATCAATCCTTCTTTTCCGAATGTTGTTGTGCTCCTCCTGGAAAATATAAATCTAGCTTAGTTAGTCATTTGTGTACATAAGTTACCTGATTTCATATATAACTATTTTCTTCAATTGTGCCCGACTTAATTAATTGTCTATATATATGGACAAGAAGTCCTATTGGTATTATTAGATGTAGTTATATCCACATATATTTCACATGACCTAAGGATTTTGGACATAACTGGGTATCTAGTGGTAGATTGGTAGTAATAGGAATATACAATACCACTTAGTTGTGACTACTTGTTGGTGGCATATGAGACAGAGGTATAACTACAACCAAGAGTAAGATGGATATTTCATATATGGATAATCATGTATATATGTTTAATAACCATGTACAGAAGTATAAACGCTAAATTAGTATATTGTGTGTAACAGAATGCACATACGTAGGTGTGTGTCTACTAGCGTGGTTGAAGAATTCTACTGTGTATGTCTATAGAGAAATATCCTTTTTAAACTGGTGATAAAAACACTGAAGTGGCGTCTTCTCTTTGTCGACACCTACTATTAGTTCCTGCAACGCCTTAGGATCATCGGCTAGAAACTTGAGTGCCGCAGTTATACCAGATGACGTGGTTTCAAAGCCTGCGAACAATAATAAGAAGAGCAAATCCAATGCAATTTTCTCATTCATTATAGTGTTCTTCTCCTTCATATCGTTGATCAAGAGATCGATAAAGTCAACACTCTCCCGATGTGTTTCCTTCTTCCTCTCATTTAGCATTTCCTGCAAAATCTTCATGACATTCTTCCGGCCCTAGGCAACGAGGAAATCATATATATAAGAAAATGATTTTTAATAGTGTAAAAAATATAGTTTGAATTTCTTGTGTAAAATCACATGCCTAAGCACCATGTGATCCCAATTAGTTAGGCTATATATACACACTATTTCCTTACCACTAGGTGCAATTGTTGTCTTGTGGGAATACTATTGGGTGCAATTGTACCGACATATTGTTTTATACTAGAATGTACTGGGGGATCCAGTCCAAATGGACGAGAGTGTCTATTAGTAGAATTGTTCATAtggatttatttatttatgttatgATATGAGGAAATATGAGCGTGGTAGTTGTCCCTAATTACCTGCATACATTTGTAGAATGCTGTGCCGGGAACGTAAAGTGGAAATGCTAGTAGTCCTTGAAGAAATGCATCGAATTGCTTCCACAACTTCCCATCCGATCTTGAGGAGTCATAGCTGATTAATCGCCTTGCCGTGATGCTGAATATCATCTACGATAAGGAAATTTTGGAGCTGCTTTAACCCTCATGTATATATAAGCTTTGCTTATTAAACAATAATAACTTGTAGTATATTCTAATTAATCAAGTTGTTTAGCTTAAACCACAACACCATTAACATAGGTAGAGGCTGATACAAGGACATACACTAGAGATTGCCTCTTTCACTTCGATGCTAGGATGATCAAGCCAGGAGAGTAGACTAGCCTGGGCCGTCTGCTGCACTTCATGGAGCAGAACTAGCCTGAGATTTTCTGGGCCAAAGAGCCGAAGTACCAGAGTCCTGAGGTGCTTGTGGAAGGTCCCAAGTGTCGCAATAATGCAGTCGGCTCCCATGATTCTCATGATTGACTCCGGATACCAAATTTGGAATAGCTTCTCCTCCTTTTGGAACACTAAGTTGTTCAACTCTGGATCCATGGAGACAATGAGGTCTTCACCAATCAAATTTGTCCTAAAAATTGGACCGTACCTGAAATTATAGCAGTCGTGAATTTAGTTTGATTGTGCATACATCGCCTGGTCAGTTCGTCCATCTAAATAGATCAACATTCCAATAAGATTGCCTTTATGGAATGATATCATACGACTAGTGACTCTTCTTTGTGTATAAAAAATGACACTTCATTGTATTTCTAAAATTATTTTGTGTTTTATCAACATATAATAATGTTTCTCCTGCCCAGGATAAGCTCATATGCTCTCATTTCTAGTTTATGGGACTCGACCCATAAATCACTGTGATCAAGGAGAGTCTAATTAAATGCTATACCACGTGTTAAATTACATGTATTAATCACCCTCCTTGATGCATTGGATGTTTTTAGTTAATACCATATTGAGAGCAAGAATTAGATTAAAAACAACAACTTGTAATTGATGATTGCATATTTCCAAAGCAAGTAATTAAATAAAAAAGGGATATGAGTTATTGCTTGCCTTACCACTAGAACTTCCATATTTTTTTGATGAGCCTAATAAACTAGAAAGGAAGGGGTTAAAAAATAGTGCCATTGTATAATCGTCTTCCTGCAATGGATGGTGAGTGATGAGCTTGCAACACCTCCTCGCTATTTGCACATAGTGAAGGGTGGTGAATGCTTTTTTATAGCACATATTCATACTACACTAGCTACATGGCAACTTCATCCTCAAAGAAAGAAAATACTATTGAAACTTACCCCCTGGAATGCAGCTTTATTGTGCTTGACAAAAAATAGGAATGTCCAAACATACCACGAATTGGATAAATTGTTGGAGTAAGAAAATATTCTAAATTTTGGATTCACTAATTAAGTAATTATTGAGTATTTTTTTGCTATATAAGAATTGCTCCAGGTAGAGTTAATATTTGGTAAGAACAAGTTTGGTTCAAAGCCACATCTTGTCAAACTTTGCCAGGTAGAGTGTATGTGTGCACTAATAGGCTATTATTTGTTTCACTATCATAATTGTGGCTTGTTTTGCTTCCTTAACTAATTGTTACACTCTTCATATACTCATTTGCCAAAAAAATAGCTTGGAACTTGTGGCGAGCAATTTCTTGACCATGATTTCTTGACTTGCTAGTCAACTACAGTTTGGCAGAAAAACATTGCCAAATATGGTTATGAAACAATCAGACACGGTCTATATTAAACATGTACCTCTCTTAGTTCATTAATTTGGTGATTTTTCCAAATTACAGACCAAATTCATCACATCTTTAGTTACGATTTTCTGTGTATGGATATTGATATTTTTTAGTCTAAGGTTTGAGATCAAGTACATGTAGGATTTATGAGATATCGCTTGAGTTGCTAGTTTATTGAGGCCAAGACAAGTTGAGCACATTGTATCGATGGAGTATGGCTTTGATGTTATGAATAAACCTAGCTAGAAAAATCAAAATAATTAGTTTTCCAGTCTCTTAATTAGGCTGTGGTGACTTAGTCAATCTGAAGACTTGTCAGCTCAGTCTTTCAGAGATGCTCATAGTCGCAGGGTGTgcatgtgcgttcataggggtgagtgtatgtgcgcaTATGTGAACGCCTGCGTATGTTCTATGTTTATTTCAAAAAGAAGAAGTTTTGTTCAAAGTATTGTGCAAACATTGCGGAACACTTTTTCTGCGAGTGCACATACTTTTGCGATGGTTAAAGAATCGCCCTTTGATCTTCTGTGTCTATCTATCTTTCTATTTCTTCTACTTGATCCACGAAGACATATGTGAAGATAACCATATACTTCTATGTTTTACTTCATTTTGATGTTGTTTGCTCGATGCATATGTCGAGACATGAGGACCTCATCTAAATCAGGTGTCTCACTGCAACAACTGTACCATGACAGTTAAACCAGTGCCCCCGCACGGTTATGGTGGAGCATCTGGTGCCATGCATTTCGCACATGCTGCTGCTACACCTAGTGCATGTTCTAGGGTTCTGGAAGTGAGAGCAGTCATGATGCATTTCATGTGAAGAGGAATGACATACATGGATGTCAGCCCATGGTGCATTTGACGACATATCATCCAGTGGGGCATGACTTTTCACCCGACCCTCCAAAGAGCCGTGCTAATCCAGGGGTTGTTGGTGTGTTGATTAATTCACAAGGGGTTATTGGGATGTTTTGTCACAAAAACACGGCCACATATTTGTACATCatgtcttttatttatttatttttctgtaaaAGATTTTTCTTAACGGGAAGGCAATGTTTCTGCGGAGTGCCAAAAGAAAACTTATTACTTTGGAGAACAATAATATCCAATCTAGGCGTGTGCATGCATGGGTCGTCATGGATGAGTAAAATCCGTCAACCATTTAAATAAGTTTTTTTAACACACCCTTTAAATAAGCTAGAGAGGGTATTTACATGGTTCTATTTAACTACACCTAACAGTAACGTACGTGGGAGCATATATATGATGATTACGTACGTAATCCATGCATCCATGCACGCCTAGATTGGATAGTAATTTCCCagccaaagaagaagaagattgtatagtactccctctataaagaaatataagatcgtttagatcactacttaagTACCTATCCAGGCGTCGCTTCAAGAAGGGGCTGAGCTCCAGCGATGGGTTCCGGGCAAAGAACTCGAGCGTCTCCCCGAGGAGCGGGAGACCCCTTGACCCCGGCGGCAGCAGTGCCCCTGCGCTGCATCGTGGACCCATGTTCCATCTCATGACCAAATGGATTAACCACGCAGCTAACATGCCCACGGCCACGGCCACGAGAACAACCCAAGGCATGGCCGGAGCCGCAGGGAGCAGACTGCCCGACATGTGCTGCTTGGGTTTTAGGCTTATGTGTATTGCACTACCACTGCATGCGATGGATCGATTATATATAGAGAGAGAATTGGCATGTCCCTTCTATCTCTATCTACAAGAGAATAAACGTGCAGTTCGTGGGCAAGACTATTCCTTGTCTCAACAAATTAATGTTCCGAAATTTCTAGCATACTTCCTGTTAGTATTACGATGAAAACATATAAGAGGCATTTGGTTCACGACAGGTAACATTTTCTGTAATCAGAATGCATTGTGTTAGGCTGGGGATTGGGTGATTACGTAATGTGTTTGGTTCAACGAAGGGTGTGGTTTCCTAAAACAGAGCATCCGGAAAAGAAATTCGTGGGCAAGACTATTCCTTGTTTGAAGACTATTCCTGACGGCTATATAAACCTGGTCATAGATCCGAAATTAATGTTCCAAAAATTTTATCATACTTCCTGTTAGTATTAAGTATTATTACAACAAAAACATGTAGTGTTACACCGACGTGCACGATGCTTCTCTGCTCTACCATCGAATATATTGCTACCTCCTCCAAATTCTGTAAATTATATGGGCGACGCTACGCGTCCGCCGGTGGATTTATTGAAAACATCCACCGCCTCCTACGCCGCTGGATTGAGCCACAAAATAGCCGCCGGATCTCGACAATGAGGTTTGTCAAGAATTGCAACAAGGTAGATGTTGCAGAGCTCGCGCTACAATAGTTGCTTTGTTGCGAAACCAGCAAAGCATCATTTTCGCCAGAAATTTGATTTTATCTTCACCTTTTTTGCAACATAGATGATGCTGCGGGAGGACTTTTGCAATAGAGGTGGTGTTGCAGATTTTTTTGTGTCTTTCACCTTTTTGTGCAACATAAATGATGTTATGGGAGGACTTTTGCAACAGTGGTGGTGTTGCAGAATTACTATTTTTGTCTTTCGGCTTTTTTGCAACATAGATGATGTTGCGGGAGGACATTTCCAACATGAATCATGTTGCAGAAAAAAATTCACTGAAAATGATCATGTTGTCTGCGCTGTATATTGAGGAATTTCTGAAACAGAGATGATGTTGTGGGAGGATTTATGCAACAAGGCCCTTGTTGCGAAAAGTATAAAAATTAAAAGCATCTCCAACTGAAGTGACGACGAAGGGCGAGAGGGGAGGCCGAGGCGGCACAGCTGGACCGATGGTGGCCGGAGTGGAGCTCGAACTTGCATGCTCGAGCGGCGGCCATGACTGCGGGCATAGGGAGCGCTAGGAGAGTAaaaggaggagaggagaaaggacgGCCAGCAGCGTCCTCCGATGATCACCGGGCGGTGGCGGTCCTGGAGCACGGCTGCAGGCGAGAGGGTGTGAGCGAGATTGAGAGAGGAAGTAGAAAATAACAAATGGACAAGAAGCATGAAGAGGGGATAAGGATAAGGACAGGTGGTAAATGTACGAGACAACGGACGCAGTGCCTATAATCTACCGGTTGATGGGAAACTTTTCCCAAATTATATTGCTACATGCTTTCAAAAGACCAACGGTCAGTGGTTCGAATTCTGGCAGATAATAATCATCTAGTGGCACACATAGAGGATCAGATTGAGTGCACACGAGACAAAGGATTTACCAAGCTTCGCGGGTACTCCGTTGCTAGTAATTGGCTCACTTGTTGGTATGGGCGACGAAGCAACCGATGAATCATTTGAGTGGGCCATCGGCTACCCTGATGTTGTAAAGGCTTGTGGTGAGGTGACACGTTTCATGGATGATTTGGCTGCATTCAAGGTATATAATATAGTCTTGATTATATCCAAATGTTTTACAACACCTGCCAGAGTCACTAACCTAATTATGTGGTTGCTCTGGCAGCATTACAAGAACAAGCTGGACGTGTCGAGCTCCCTAGAGAGCTACGTGAACCAGCATCGTGTTACAAGCGAGATGGCCATCGCCGTGCTGGATAACCTGGTCGAAGATGCATGGAAAACCACAAACCAGGCACGATTTGGCCGCCGTGCACTTCTTCCTTTTGTCAACCGGGTCACCAACCTCACCAAGAGCATGACCTTGTTGTTCCGCGACAAGAATGACCTCTACACGTTCAGCCGTGGAAACAAGGACAGGACCCGGCAGCATTTCATC
This region of Triticum aestivum cultivar Chinese Spring chromosome 2D, IWGSC CS RefSeq v2.1, whole genome shotgun sequence genomic DNA includes:
- the LOC123048106 gene encoding cytochrome P450 87A3, which encodes MSGSLLPAAPAMPWVVLVAVAVGMLAAWLIHLVMRWNMGPRCSAGALLPPGSRGLPLLGETLEFFARNPSLELSPFLKRRLDRYGPIFRTNLIGEDLIVSMDPELNNLVFQKEEKLFQIWYPESIMRIMGADCIIATLGTFHKHLRTLVLRLFGPENLRLVLLHEVQQTAQASLLSWLDHPSIEVKEAISSMIFSITARRLISYDSSRSDGKLWKQFDAFLQGLLAFPLYVPGTAFYKCMQGRKNVMKILQEMLNERKKETHRESVDFIDLLINDMKEKNTIMNEKIALDLLFLLLFAGFETTSSGITAALKFLADDPKALQELIEEHNNIRKRRIDPDSEITWEEYKSMKFTSHVIHEALRLANIAPLMFRKAIEEVHIKGYTLPKGSKIMVNPSSIHLDPTVYKDPTVFNPWRWKDTTEPAGGSSKEFMAFGGGLRLCVGADFAKLQMAIFLHCLVTKYSWTAVKGGTMALSPGLQFPDGFHIQLVPKA
- the LOC123048108 gene encoding tau-cadinol synthase-like, with the protein product MTAGIGSARRVKGGEEKGRPAASSDDHRAVAVLEHGCRREGRIRLSAHETKDLPSFAGTPLLVIGSLVGMGDEATDESFEWAIGYPDVVKACGEVTRFMDDLAAFKHYKNKLDVSSSLESYVNQHRVTSEMAIAVLDNLVEDAWKTTNQARFGRRALLPFVNRVTNLTKSMTLLFRDKNDLYTFSRGNKDRTRQHFIDPIPH